Genomic DNA from Enterococcus saccharolyticus subsp. saccharolyticus:
AAATACATCGCCAAACCAACAACGATAGTCGATGTCACTGGTACAATCATCATTGGCATCAAGCCTTGTGCCCATTTTGGTACTTTAAGGTTTTTCACTAAAAACAATACGAAGAAACCGACAATGTAACCACCTAGCATACCGCCCAAGAAACCTGCGCCAATAGAATTGGCAATTAATCCCATAAATAAACCGGGGCCAATTCCTGGTCTATCTGCAATCGAATAAGCAATTGCAGCCGAAATAACTGGAGCCAATAACCCCATTCCCAATACGCCTAAAGAAACAAGCGCATCTGATACAGAATAATTAGTAGAATAATCACTAATTACTTGTCCACCCGTTAAATTACCAATAGCAATCAATAAACCTGCTGTAACGACAACGGGCAACATATAAGAAATAGCTGTTAACGCATGTTTTTTTATTTCTAATTTACGCAACATAACTCTGTCTCCTTTATAATTGTTCTTCTATTTTATTGATTAATCCTTTAGGTGCTTTAATAACCAAACTAGTCGGAACTTCCACTACTTTTTTTCCTTTGAAACGTTCTTTACCACCAACCTTGATGTCTGCAGCAATAATGACAATATCTGCCGCTTCAATATCTGCTTGCGTTAACTCATCTTCTGTTCCAATTGTTCCTTGCGTTTCAATATGAATTTCATGACCGAGTGCTTGTGCGGCTTTGATTAATTTTTCTTTTGCAATATACGTATGAGCAATTCCCGACGTACACGCTGCAATGCCAACAATTTTCATTTTATTTCCTCCTCTTATCGTTCACTATTATCCAATTGTTGCTGTCTATTCTGGTTCTTTAGATAGTAATTCAATCATTTTTTCTTTCGTTGTCGCGTGATGCAATTCCTCAATAAACGTTTCATCTGCAAGCAACATGGCCACTTTTTGTAATAATTTAATGTGTAACGTATTTGCTTCGACATTACGTACCGCAAACAAAATAATAATGCTCACGGGTTCATCATCTAAAGATTCCCACGGAACTGGTTGTGCTGTCTTACCAACTACAAGTGATGTCTTGGTTACACAATCGGACTTGCCATGAGGGATTGCAATCCCCTGTCCTAATCCAGTCATTCCCTCCTTTTCACGATTAAATACATCTTCCAAAAAACCTGCTACATCTGTAATTAAATTATGTTGATACAAAAGTGCTGTTAATTCTTTAATAGCGTCTTCTTTCGTTGTTGCTTGTAACTCTAAATTCACCAAATCTTCTGTAATGACATTAGCTATGCTGAAATTTTCTGTTAAATGTTGATCCATTCCCAATTCCTCCTAAAAGTTTCTTTGTTCGTGCTTCATCTTGTTTTGTAAAAACAGAATTGACTAAAATGGTGGGTATCGCAGTTGGAGATGTAAGATGAATCGTTGTAAGGATTAGGTCAATATTTTCATATCGTTCTAAATTCTTACTGAATTTTTTAGAAGAAAGGACATCGACAATTTCTATATCTGGAAAAGCTTTCCTAACCTTTACCTTTAACAATTCTGACGTCCCGATACCACTGCTACACATAATCAATATGCGCTTTTTTCGTTTTTGTATTTCTTTATAACGAACGAAATATAAAACTAAAAAGCCAATTTCATCCTCACTAATCGTTGATAAATGAAACTTTTGTTCTGCTTTTCTAGACACTTGTGAAACAAATTGAAACATGTTTTGATATTCTAACTGAATATCTTTTAACAGTTCATTTTTGATAACGATTTCATTTTTTAAGCGATACAATAATGGGGTAATATGACTAATTAAATCTTCTTGATATTCGTCAATATTAATTTCGGCTCCGATTAGTTTTCTCATTTCTTCCATAAAAAACAAAGTCAATTCAACGGCATCTTCTTCATTCATCACAATATTGTCTTGATTTTCTAAACGTGAAGAAATCAAATATTGAAATAAGAAAAAAGATTCAATTTCTGCTAATTTACAACCAAGATAACCACTCATCCGCTGAACTACTTCAGTGGATACATCATAAATCGGTTGATATTTAGTGATTAATTTTTCTTCATCTCGATCCAGAGTGCTATCTATTTTTTTCGAAATCGTTCCTTCACGACTTCGTTTCAATAAAATATAAAGATGTGAAAAAATATTGATATTATAAGGATAACTAATTGTGGTTCGTAACCTTTTTTCGATAAATTCTAGTAATGAAGTGATATAATCAATATCATAAGCGTTTACATTTTTAGCATCTGCCAAAAATGTTTCATTGATAAGATTCTCTTGCCCAATTAAATAATTGACGGTCTTTCGGATATCTTTTTCTGTTCCTACAATCGATAAACGTTGCTTCTGTTTCTTTAGTTCTAACTGATACTTTCTCAAGAAAAATGTCATTTTTTTAATGTCTTGTATACGAACCGTTTCGGTCACGAAATAAGGTTCAAATAATTCACTGATTTTTACTGAATACGGGGATTTAAAAAGTAACGTTAACATAATACTATTGCGTCGATTTAATGCTTCATCCATTCGTTCTAAATTTCCTTTTCGACTTTCCTTCAAGTACTTTTCATAGTCTAAACGAAAACCCCTCCCGACTTCAGAAACGATAATATCTCCACTAGAAGACTCATCATTAATTCTTTTAATCGTTCTGTAAATTGTTTTAGTAGAGACATGAGCAAAACTGGCGAGCTCTTGTGCTGTTAGAGTCATGTCATTTTTTATCAATAGTTCTAACAAATGATTTTCTCTCTGGCTAAGCTGCATATCATCAACTCCTTGTATATACTATATCGCTTTTTTGTAAGCGCAATCTTTTTTGTATGTCCATATTAATGGACATTTCGATTTTCTCGATATAAACACACATACTAAAAAATCTACTTCTTATGCAAGCAGATTTTCAGATAAACCTATCAGACTGTAACAATAACAAAATATCCGAACAGTCGAAAGCTGGAGCTGCGTGCTAACAGGTTCGTCCATAGTGCTAATTCATTTGAATTAACGCCATTCAATCTCTCGTGTTCGGATATTTTTTGTTTTCATTTATAACAAAAACTTATACTTTTTCAAATAATCCACGGCTGATAAAACCGTCCATTAAGAAATAAAATTTTTCTTGTAACAAATCATTGGTTGAATCTTTGAAAATATTCACAGCTTTTAAACCATTCGCTGTCGTCACGGACATTTTGATTTTTTTGATGTCTTTATCGACAGTGATTTTTAGTTTAAAACCTTCTTTACTTTGTGGTGTCGCTTCTAGTGGACGGATCAATTGGAAGTTGCCGCCTTTTGTTTCGGTAAAGCCATTGTCGCGTAATGTATAACGTTTAGCGGTTGGTGCTAAACGATACTTCACTGCTGCACCTAACACTGTATCGATTTCTTGGAATGCCATTTTTTCACCTCATCTTGTTCATTTATTCTCATTATAAAGGGTTCGAATACGTTTGACTAGTCTCTTTTCAACCGTTGCACAGTTGCGATTAATACCGATACAAAAGCCGCAATTTCTGCTTGAGTATTGCCATAACCAAAACTAATACGAATGGATTCTCGAATTGCTGGGGAAGCTTTGCCATACATCGCCTCTAACACATGAGAAGGTTCCACATTGCCAGCCGTACATGCCGAACCGGTTGAGACAGCAAAACCATTTAAATCTAAATGCATTAACAATAAATCACTTGGAACTCCTTGAAAACGTAGATTCAAAATATGTGCTAATTTTTGGTTTTCATCACCATTCAAATGAAAAGCTATCCCAGCGTTGGTTAATTGTTCTAGGACATATGTTGAAAATTCGGCATATGTTTGTTGTTTTTCAGCTTGTATCTCTGGTGTCAATGCTGTAATTGCTTGCGCCATTCCACAAATAGCTGCTAAATTTTCAGTCCCTGCACGACGTTTTTCTTCTTGTTCTCCGCCGTGAAGGTAAGGTTTTAATTGCACGTCATCACTTTTATACAAGAAACCAATACCTTTAGGACCATTAATTTTATGACCTGAAACCGTCAATAAATCAATATGCCATTCTTTTGGAGATAATGGCACTTTTCCATACGCTTGCACTGCGTCCGTATGAAACCAAGCAGGATGTTCAATAAGTAATTCGCCAATTTCTTGTATAGGTAGTACGTTCCCTGTTTCATTATTTGCAAACATTATCGACACTAAAATGGTATCCGGACGCAAAGCTGCTTCCACATCGGCGCTTTGGATTTGTCCATTGTCATCCACAGGTAAATAAGTAATATCAAAACCTAATGTTTCTAAGTATGCTGCTGTGCGTAAAATCGCTGGATGTTCAATAGCTGTCGTAATAATGTGTTTACCTTCAGCTTGACGACCAAGCGCCGTGCTAATTAATACAGTATTATCGCCTTCTGTGCCCCCACTATTAAAAATAATTTCATGAGCGGTCACACCTAAACTATCCGCAATCACTTGACGTGCATTTTCTAAATATTCGTGTGCACGTCGCCCATATTGGTGAATACTTGAAGGATTGCCTACAACTTCCAACATCACTTCACTCATTTTTTCTACAACATCGGGCCGTACAGGTGTTGTTGCCGCATGATCTAAATATGTCATTTTTCCACCTTCTCTTTTAATAACGTTATTATAACAAACTTGTGAAAAATACCAATCAAAGAAGCACTATGCGGCTACTTCTTTGATTGGTTGCTTTTTTTATAAATAATTTTCGTCGTCTAATTTAAATAAAGGACTCATTGGTGTATTTTCGTGAATACGTTTCACCGCTTCACCCATTAATTTTGAACAAGTCACATACGTTAATTTTTCTGGGTGACGTGCTTCATCGGTTAAACAAGAGTCAGTCACACAAATATCTTCGATTGGCGCAGCGTCTAATGTTTCTTTGGCTGGTGGTGAAAGCAATGCATGAGAAGCACAAGCATAAATATCACTAGCACCGGCTTCTTTTAATAAACGAGCTGCTTGAGCAAAGGTTTTACCTGAATTTAAAATATCATCAACCATGATACATGTTTTACCAGCGACATCACCAATAACATAGCCGCCATTTTCTAATTCATCGTCTTGGTCAACAATTGCCAATGTCGTATTTAGATATTCAGCTAAACTTCTTGAACGTTGAACACCACTATTTTTCGGAGAAACAACCACATAATCATCACCTTGGAAGCCTTTTTCCATGTAGTAATGCGCAAATAATGGGCTTGTAAATAAATTATCCACAGGAATATCGAAGAATCCTTGAACTTGAACGGTATGCAAATCAAGTGTTAAGACACGCGTTGCACCTGCTTCAACTAACATATTGGCAATTAACTTCGCCGTGATTGGTTCATGTGGTTTTGCCGTACGGTCTTGACGAGCATACGCATAATAAGGAAGGACGATATTAATTGTTTTCGCACTAGCGCGTTTCATCGCATCAATCATAATCATTAATTCCATATAGTAATCATTTACTGGCTGATTCGTTGATTGGATGATGTAAATATGCGCACCACGAACACTTTCTTCAATACTGATAGCAATCTCGCCATCACTGAATTTTTTGATGTCGCATTTTCCTAATTTACAACCAAATACTTCTGCAATTTTTTCTGCTAATGGAACATTTCCATTCAAACTAAAGATTTTCAACGATTCATCGTGATATTTTTCGACCATGTGATCCTCCAAATAGAATTTTTTTTCATTTTAACACATTTTACGGATTTAGTTTAGCATGACTCTCTGTACGATATCAAGGAAGTGAGATTGTGCCATTGACCCATTTAGCTGGAATAACCTTGTTGTAGTTTCCCCAATTGTCATGAACCTTAAAAAAACGTTGGCCATCGCTGGTTTCCATATACGCATAAGCTGTCACCCAGTGATTGCCATATGTGCTGCCTAACACTTTTAACACACCGACAATTACCGGCTTGCCTTGGTCAATTCGTTTTACCGCACGTTGCCAACCTCCCGCCATGGTCATTCGCGCCCGTAGCTTTTTGTCAATATAATCAAAATACGTCGATAATCCATGTGAAATTTGTAAGGCGATTGTTGGTAAGCCATGACGTTGAATAAATAATTGTAAAAACTTCACCAACGCTTGCGATTGACGACTGTTCTTCTGACGGATATACGTTGGGATAATGTCTTCATCCAGATAATCTTGATAATATGCCAACAAAACTGCTGCCGCATGGGTTCCACAAAGATAACCTTGAGGCGTTGTCCATTGACGATATGCTTTAAAACGTTCTTCTGCAATGCCGTTCCATTCATCTTTTTTCATTGATTTGCTCCTTCTTCATTTGCGTGTTTGGTTCAACTGTATCATAATAAGAAGATGAAATGGAGTGAAAACAATGTCAGATTTGAAAAAACAAGATTTTTATGAGTATGTCAATGGTGACTGGATCAAAACAGCAGTCATTCCAGCCGACAAACCCGCAACAGGTGGTTTTCAAGATTTAGTAGAAGTAATTGACCAACTGTTAATGAATGAATTAAATCAAATGAGTGATGGTTCTTTAGAACTTCCTGAAAATCGCATGCAAGATGCCGTTAAACTGTATCAATTAGCACGTGATTACGACACTAGAAATCAATTGGGAAGCACACCTATTGCTGATTTATTAGCACGCGTCTCAAATTTGACCTCTTTTGAAGCATTAAACCAACAACTAGGTGATTGGATCAAAGAAGGTTTACCGTTACCGTTTCATTTTTTTGTCATGCCGGACATGAAAAAAGCGACCGAACATGCGCTTTACTTAAATCCAACCTCCTTAATTTTGCCAGATAAAACCTATTATGAAGAGGGACATCCCCAAACCGAAAAATTATTGCAAGTCTTCTTTGAAATGACAGTTAAACTATTACAACAATTTGGAAAAACACTTCCGGAAGCTGAAACAATTGCTGAACAAGCGCTAGCCTTCGACAAAGCATTGGCACCTTATGTTTTAAGCGCCGAAGAAAGTGCTGATTACACCAAAGCGTATAATCCTAAAAAAGTAACGGAAGTAGCAGCTTACTCTCAACAGATTGATTTTCTAAAAGCCATCGATGAGTTGCTTTCCGTCACTATCGATCAAGTCATCGTGACAGAACCAATTTATTTTGAAGCATTTGACGAAATCATTAGTGACGATCATTTTCCTTTAATGAAAAGTTGGATGTACGTCCAAACTATTTTGACCTATACAAGTTATTTAAGTGAAGAATTGCGCCAATTAGGTGGTACTTATCGTCGTTTTCTTTCTGGTGTTGATGAAGCAATGCCGCAAGAAAAAGCTGCTTATTATTTAACATTAGGTGAATTTGGACAAGTAATTGGCTTGTATTATGGCCAAAAATATTTTGGAGATAAAGCCAAACAAGATGTCCAACACATGGTACAGACGATGATTGGCGTTTATAAAGAACGTTTGGCAACCAAAGAATGGTTAAGTGAAGCAACGCGCGAAAAAGCGATTGTCAAATTAAACAATATGGGCGTACATGTCGGTTATCCTGATAAAATTCCAGCAGTTTATGATTTATTCGTAACTAAAACAGCAGAAGAAGGCGGTACACTTGTCAGCAATGTCCGTCACTTCTCACGTTTGGCACGTGAAAATCGTTTTAGTAAAGTCAAACAACCTGTCGATCGCAATGAATGGAGCATGGCTGCTTGTACTGTCAATGCTTATTACAGCGGCATGATGAATGTGATTGTTTTTCCTGCTGCTATTTTACAAAAACCATTTTATAGCGTGGAGCAATCAGCTAGTGCCAATTATGGTGGGATTGGGGCAGTGATTGCTCATGAAATTTCACATGCTTTCGACAATAATGGGGCGAAATTTGATGAATTTGGCAACCTAAATAACTGGTGGTCTGACGAAGACCTCGCACATTTTGATCAATTAGCTGAAGCGATGATTGCTGAATTTGATGGGTTAGAAATCGCGGGTGGAAAAGTAAATGGTAAATTGACCGTTTCTGAAAATATTGCTGATGCGGGCGGATTAAGTTGTGCATTAGAAGCCGCGAAAAAAGAAAGCAACGTCGCACTTGATGATTTCTTTACAAATTGGGCGAAAATTTGGCGCACCAAAGCAAAAGAGCAATACCAACAACTCTTGCTTTCTGTTGATGTACACGGTCCTGCTAAATTACGCGCAAACATCCAATTACAAAATTTAGCCGACTTTCATGCGTTTTATGGTATTGAAGCTGGTGATGCAATGTATCGTGCACCAGAAGATCGCGTGCAAATTTGGTAAATCAACAAAGAACAACATAAAAAAACAACGAGAGAGCAAGCTCCTGCTAAATGCTAGGAGCTTGCTCTCTCGTTTGTTTTTTATTCGATGGTCGCACCTAAGCTCCCTTTAAAATGACGCAATGCCCATTCATGACCTTGTGGATCAAAACTAGCAACCGCATCTTCAATAATATGAATGTGATAACCTAAATTATACGCATCCACAGCCGTATGCAAGACACAAATATCGGTACAGACACCTGTTAAATAAATATCTGTAATGCGACGTTCACGCAAACGAATGTCTAAATCCGTTCCACTAAATGCGGAATAATGTCGCTTATCTAACCAATACACATTTTTTGCAGCTTGATGCTTTTCATAAACTGGAGCTAAGCTGCCATACAATTGACGACCAGTCGTCCCAGCTAAATTATGTGGTGGAAACAATCGATTTTCTGGATGAAAGGTATCCTCTTTGTCATGACGATCAATCGCAAAGACCACAAAGTCTCCTGCTTCAATAAATGCTTGGGTTTGTGCCACAAGCGTTTCTTCTATCGCTTGACCCGCAGCGCCGGTTGTTAACGCGCCGTCTGTTGCCACAAAATCATTGGTATAATCAATCGAAATCAATGCTTTCATACGTCTTCCTCCTAAACTAAAGCTTCAACAAATGCTAAAACCATCTCTGCAGAACGTTTTCCTGCTATTTCAATAAACTCATCAAAGGATTGCGTTGCATCATGATCGGCTGTATCACTCATCGCGCGAATCACTAAAAACGGAACGTCAAATTGCATAGCTGTTTGTGCAATCGCTGCACCTTCCATTTCACAAGCTAATGCTTCTGGGAAATGCTCTAAAATAACCTGTATTTTTTCAGGGTCTGCAATAAACGAATCTCCCGTAACAATCAAGCCTTTTTTCACTTGATGATTAGTTTTTTCAGCGGCTTTTTCAATTGCTTGCATCAAGTGAGCATCCGCTTCATAATATAACGGCATACCACCAGGGACTTGTCCGTAAGCATAACCAAAACCAGTCGCGTCCACATCATGATACGCTAATTTTTCTGAAATGACTAAATCGCCGACTGCTAAACCCGCACCGATACCCCCTGCTGAACCAGTATTAATCACACAATCAACCTCGTATTGTTGAATCAATAAACTAGTTGTTAAAGAAGACAACACTTTACCAATCCCTGATTGCACGACAATCACATCATGTCCTGCATAAGTGCCCGCATAAAAAACGGCTCCTGCTTTTTCCCATGTTTGCAATTCTGTTAAGTTCTCTTTCAATACTGCGACTTCTTGTGCCATAGCACCAATAATTCCAATTTTCATTGTCCGACTCCTTTATAAGAAAAAGATCATCATCATTACAACAACAAGTAATAACGCCACAATGACAATACTCTTCACTAAAAAAGTATTCATTTCACGCGAACGTTGTTGTTCACTTGTACGTGTTTTTTTCGATGTCTCTTTTT
This window encodes:
- a CDS encoding ribose-phosphate diphosphokinase, with translation MVEKYHDESLKIFSLNGNVPLAEKIAEVFGCKLGKCDIKKFSDGEIAISIEESVRGAHIYIIQSTNQPVNDYYMELMIMIDAMKRASAKTINIVLPYYAYARQDRTAKPHEPITAKLIANMLVEAGATRVLTLDLHTVQVQGFFDIPVDNLFTSPLFAHYYMEKGFQGDDYVVVSPKNSGVQRSRSLAEYLNTTLAIVDQDDELENGGYVIGDVAGKTCIMVDDILNSGKTFAQAARLLKEAGASDIYACASHALLSPPAKETLDAAPIEDICVTDSCLTDEARHPEKLTYVTCSKLMGEAVKRIHENTPMSPLFKLDDENYL
- a CDS encoding M13 family metallopeptidase; this translates as MSDLKKQDFYEYVNGDWIKTAVIPADKPATGGFQDLVEVIDQLLMNELNQMSDGSLELPENRMQDAVKLYQLARDYDTRNQLGSTPIADLLARVSNLTSFEALNQQLGDWIKEGLPLPFHFFVMPDMKKATEHALYLNPTSLILPDKTYYEEGHPQTEKLLQVFFEMTVKLLQQFGKTLPEAETIAEQALAFDKALAPYVLSAEESADYTKAYNPKKVTEVAAYSQQIDFLKAIDELLSVTIDQVIVTEPIYFEAFDEIISDDHFPLMKSWMYVQTILTYTSYLSEELRQLGGTYRRFLSGVDEAMPQEKAAYYLTLGEFGQVIGLYYGQKYFGDKAKQDVQHMVQTMIGVYKERLATKEWLSEATREKAIVKLNNMGVHVGYPDKIPAVYDLFVTKTAEEGGTLVSNVRHFSRLARENRFSKVKQPVDRNEWSMAACTVNAYYSGMMNVIVFPAAILQKPFYSVEQSASANYGGIGAVIAHEISHAFDNNGAKFDEFGNLNNWWSDEDLAHFDQLAEAMIAEFDGLEIAGGKVNGKLTVSENIADAGGLSCALEAAKKESNVALDDFFTNWAKIWRTKAKEQYQQLLLSVDVHGPAKLRANIQLQNLADFHAFYGIEAGDAMYRAPEDRVQIW
- a CDS encoding cysteine hydrolase family protein, which gives rise to MKALISIDYTNDFVATDGALTTGAAGQAIEETLVAQTQAFIEAGDFVVFAIDRHDKEDTFHPENRLFPPHNLAGTTGRQLYGSLAPVYEKHQAAKNVYWLDKRHYSAFSGTDLDIRLRERRITDIYLTGVCTDICVLHTAVDAYNLGYHIHIIEDAVASFDPQGHEWALRHFKGSLGATIE
- a CDS encoding C39 family peptidase; the protein is MKKDEWNGIAEERFKAYRQWTTPQGYLCGTHAAAVLLAYYQDYLDEDIIPTYIRQKNSRQSQALVKFLQLFIQRHGLPTIALQISHGLSTYFDYIDKKLRARMTMAGGWQRAVKRIDQGKPVIVGVLKVLGSTYGNHWVTAYAYMETSDGQRFFKVHDNWGNYNKVIPAKWVNGTISLP
- a CDS encoding 5'-methylthioadenosine/adenosylhomocysteine nucleosidase, producing the protein MKIGIIGAMAQEVAVLKENLTELQTWEKAGAVFYAGTYAGHDVIVVQSGIGKVLSSLTTSLLIQQYEVDCVINTGSAGGIGAGLAVGDLVISEKLAYHDVDATGFGYAYGQVPGGMPLYYEADAHLMQAIEKAAEKTNHQVKKGLIVTGDSFIADPEKIQVILEHFPEALACEMEGAAIAQTAMQFDVPFLVIRAMSDTADHDATQSFDEFIEIAGKRSAEMVLAFVEALV
- a CDS encoding PTS sugar transporter subunit IIA, whose protein sequence is MDQHLTENFSIANVITEDLVNLELQATTKEDAIKELTALLYQHNLITDVAGFLEDVFNREKEGMTGLGQGIAIPHGKSDCVTKTSLVVGKTAQPVPWESLDDEPVSIIILFAVRNVEANTLHIKLLQKVAMLLADETFIEELHHATTKEKMIELLSKEPE
- a CDS encoding PTS fructose transporter subunit IIB; translated protein: MKIVGIAACTSGIAHTYIAKEKLIKAAQALGHEIHIETQGTIGTEDELTQADIEAADIVIIAADIKVGGKERFKGKKVVEVPTSLVIKAPKGLINKIEEQL
- a CDS encoding BglG family transcription antiterminator, translated to MQLSQRENHLLELLIKNDMTLTAQELASFAHVSTKTIYRTIKRINDESSSGDIIVSEVGRGFRLDYEKYLKESRKGNLERMDEALNRRNSIMLTLLFKSPYSVKISELFEPYFVTETVRIQDIKKMTFFLRKYQLELKKQKQRLSIVGTEKDIRKTVNYLIGQENLINETFLADAKNVNAYDIDYITSLLEFIEKRLRTTISYPYNINIFSHLYILLKRSREGTISKKIDSTLDRDEEKLITKYQPIYDVSTEVVQRMSGYLGCKLAEIESFFLFQYLISSRLENQDNIVMNEEDAVELTLFFMEEMRKLIGAEINIDEYQEDLISHITPLLYRLKNEIVIKNELLKDIQLEYQNMFQFVSQVSRKAEQKFHLSTISEDEIGFLVLYFVRYKEIQKRKKRILIMCSSGIGTSELLKVKVRKAFPDIEIVDVLSSKKFSKNLERYENIDLILTTIHLTSPTAIPTILVNSVFTKQDEARTKKLLGGIGNGSTFNRKFQHS
- a CDS encoding DUF1831 domain-containing protein; its protein translation is MAFQEIDTVLGAAVKYRLAPTAKRYTLRDNGFTETKGGNFQLIRPLEATPQSKEGFKLKITVDKDIKKIKMSVTTANGLKAVNIFKDSTNDLLQEKFYFLMDGFISRGLFEKV
- a CDS encoding cysteine desulfurase family protein, whose translation is MTYLDHAATTPVRPDVVEKMSEVMLEVVGNPSSIHQYGRRAHEYLENARQVIADSLGVTAHEIIFNSGGTEGDNTVLISTALGRQAEGKHIITTAIEHPAILRTAAYLETLGFDITYLPVDDNGQIQSADVEAALRPDTILVSIMFANNETGNVLPIQEIGELLIEHPAWFHTDAVQAYGKVPLSPKEWHIDLLTVSGHKINGPKGIGFLYKSDDVQLKPYLHGGEQEEKRRAGTENLAAICGMAQAITALTPEIQAEKQQTYAEFSTYVLEQLTNAGIAFHLNGDENQKLAHILNLRFQGVPSDLLLMHLDLNGFAVSTGSACTAGNVEPSHVLEAMYGKASPAIRESIRISFGYGNTQAEIAAFVSVLIATVQRLKRD